From a region of the Kwoniella mangroviensis CBS 8507 chromosome 1 map unlocalized Ctg01, whole genome shotgun sequence genome:
- a CDS encoding 40S ribosomal protein eS6 translates to MKVNFSNPATGAQKLIDFEDERKTRVFLEKRMGQEVPIDSLGEEFAGYVVRVTGGNDKQGFPMKQGVLLQNRTRLLLADGHSCYRARRDGERKRKSVRGCIVGNDIGVLAVAIVKQGEKDIPGLTDTVLPKRLGPKRATKIRKFFNLSKEDDVRKFVVRREVTKKNGKTTTKAPKIQRLVTPLRLQRKRHLRSLKKRRTEAQKETVADYKAALAKHAEEKKTHNAAVKAAKKARRSA, encoded by the exons ATGAAGGTCAACTTCTCCAACCCTGCCACTGGCGCTCAAAAGCTTATTGACTTCGAGGATGAGAGAAAGAC TCGAGTTTTCTTAGAAAAGAGAATGGGTCAAGAGGTCCCCATCGATTCCCTTGGAGAGGAATTCGCCGGTTACGTCGTTAGAGTTACTGGTGGTAACGACAAGCAAGGTTTCCCCATGAAACAAG GTGTCCTCCTCCAAAACAGAACCCGACTCCTCCTTGCTGATGGACACTCTTGTTACCGAGCTCGACGAGACGgtgagagaaagagaaag TCCGTTCGAGGATGTATCGTCGGAAACGACATTGGTGTTCTCGCCGTCGCCATCGTCaaacaaggtgaaaaggatatcCCAGGTCTTACCGACACTGTCCTCCCCAAACGACTAGGTCCCAAGAGAGCCACCAAGATCAGAAAGTTCTTCAACTTGtccaaggaagatgatgttaGAAAATTCGTTGTTCGAAGGGAAGTTACCAAGAAGAACGGAAAGACCACCACCAAGGCTCCTAAGATCCAA CGACTCGTCACTCCTCTCCGACTCCAAAGAAAGAGACACCTCCGATCtctcaagaagagaagaaccGAAGCTCAAAAGGAGACCGTTGCCGACTACAAGGCCGCTCTCGCCAAACACgccgaggagaagaaaacCCACAACGCCGCTGTCAAAGCTGCCAAGAAAGCCAGACGATCCGCTTAA
- a CDS encoding 40S ribosomal protein uS15, producing the protein MHSSGKGMSASALPYRRSQPSWSKATPEEVFDQIFKLARRGLSPSQIGVVLRDSHGIPQVKNVTGNKILRILKTNGLAPSIPEDMYHLIKKAVSVRKHLERNRADKDGKFRMILIESRIHRLARYYIKTQQLPATFKYEAATASTLVA; encoded by the exons ATGCACTCCTCAGGAAAGGGTATGTCAGCCTCTGCCTTACCTTACAGAAGATCTCAACCATCTTGGTCAAAGGCTACCCCCGAGGAAGTTTTCGACCAAATCTTCAAATTGGCCAGAAGAGGTTTATCCCCATCTCAAATTGGTGTCGTCCTCAGAGATTCTCACGGTATCCCCCAAGTTAAGAACGTGACTGGTAACAAGATTTTGAGAATCCTCAAGACCAACG GTCTCGCCCCTTCCATTCCTGAGGACATGTACCACCTCATCAAGAAGGCCGTTTCCGTCCGAAAGCACCTCGAGAGAAACAGAGCCGACAAAGATGGTAAATT CCGAATGATTCTTATCGAATCCAGAATCCACAGACTCGCTCGATACTACATCAAGACCCAACAACTCCCTGCTACCTTCAAATACGAGGCTGCTACCGCTTCTACCCTCGTCGCTTAA